tctccaggtttttcTTTGTGGCTGTCTGCTGGACTTACTCCAGCAGATCCATGTCTTTCTTCTGCTGAAGCctccagagctgagcactgTAATGTaggtggggtctcacaagaAGGGATTGAATTTGTCCCTGTGTCTGCCGTTCAAAGACAAACGCattccctctctctgtctgATGAAGATACATAGACACTGTCTAGTCATGTGGACCTTTCACTTTTGGTGAAAGAGTCATGTTTCACTTTTGGTGCTCAGAGTTGCTGGCTAttggagggaaaaaggaaacCTACTTGTTCACTTAACTCTGTCCTGCAGAGAGTATTTGGGATTCTCTAGCAGACAATGACTTTCTGCACTATTTTCCCAGTCAATGCAATTTTAGCAAAACTGATGAGAAATAATGGTAGACAGGAGAGATGAGATTATATGGTGACATTGTGTGATGCAGCTCTTTTGAAACCACGAAGAACCCAGAGGTCATGGAAGTTGGGCAGCAGGTATTTGCAAGCCATGGATTTGATCACTGTGCTATACTTCTATCAGCAGTATAAGGGAGGACAGTCACTCTGACCCCTACGCGGTACTTCAGGTCAGtctgtgtttgtattttctggAGACAGACAAACTTAAGTAAGAAATGAATCACTGAGGGCAGCCATAGAACTACCAAAAATTTGACTCTGTTAGCCCACTGACAAGCATGGAAAGAATCGTGAAACTAACCCAGCACAAGGAGCAGAGTGAAGCTGCTCCTCTAAGGTGAGAAATCCACACTGAGTAAAAACTATTCATGTATCTGTTTACCAGAATAATTTGGTGTTATTTGCCTTTGCATATTATTAACTTAATTAACTGCCTTGTACATTATTAACCAGTCTAATTTGTTTAGGATAGGTTTTTTCAGTATTATCATATTTTTCTACCTGTGAAAAAGACAGCTCTCCATTGCTCTTTTCAGATGGAGCATTTCAACAAGCTTGTACAATAGCAACAGTTCTCAACAGCATTCTTAAAgtaaaaatgaagtaaaatggctggggaaaatggaaaacatctGGATTGCACTGTCTAGTACTGGACTCTGTGTCATGACAGAAAGGATAGCTCTCTGTTTCACACCTGAAGTGGAAGCTTCAGTTGTACCAGGTTAATACACTAGCAGTTGGAATGAAGTAACTCTTACGGTTTTATTCTCTTAGAGCAACTTCCAAATCCAATTGGATTTGTCTTTGCTGGCAAtaataatcatagaatcatctAGGTTggaaagacctttaagatcactgagtccaactgtGTGAAAGTGATCATAATGaagggaagaaagcaaatacTTAAACATGTCTTCGTAGTCTCTGAAACAAATGCTTTCTCTAGCACTgattgcattgattttttttaaaatatattttcagtaaCAGGAAACCAGTTCAGTTCTCCAGACTTTGTAGAAAGGCTTTCAGTGCCTAACTATTTAAAGGCCTGCTGATAGCTGTGATGGCCTATGCTTGATCACCATTCAAATAATCTGTTTAAAGGTCAACTTCAGAATTCTCACCCCACTGGAATGCAGGAGTCTATTTATCACCATAGGAATGCAATGACTGGTGAAAAGCCTTCATAAATTCACTCTACTTTCAAATAGAGGGTATTCAGATAAGTTCTCACTCAGAGCAGGAATCAGATGCTTGTAATCAGGCCTCTGATCATTTCATCTGACTACCTAATAATTTATAAACTAACCCATGTGAACTGATGGCTttccaaatttttaattttttttctcagtaatgAAAGTTACCATTTTATCTGTGTAATCATCTAGTTCTGGATTATTTCAAGGGAATTGTGGTGATAGTAGCTGAAGACCTAACAGTCTGCAGGCAAAGGAAATTTGCAGTTGGCTTTAGCTTTTGTATTCCATGTCTTTCACAAGAAGTGAACAACTATAAAATTCCATTACTTGTTGGGCCATGAATTCAAATGTCCACTCAACATATTCATGCTGAAGAGAAAGATATAATACTGTTCAGTCCAAAGAGGCATTATTTCCCAAGTTCCCGTGAATGTCCCAACAAGGAATGCATATTAAGGAACGATTACACAAGGCTTGGTGAAACtccctttatttatttctcttgtgttgttgctgctgttgtatAAGAAAGAGCaaataacaaaaagaacaaagtaaaataaagtaacagCTGATCCAAACATTTTTAACATGTTGAAATCCCGTTCCAAATGCAGActctttctttctgccttttctttgcATTGATTTGCACAAGCATTTTCTCTGTGAGCCAAATACATCTCTGGTATAACTTCACTGAAGTCACTGGACTTACACCAGAGGTGTTTTTGGTCCTCTGTCCTGGGTAAATACAGTAGGAATAAATTGGTCACGCAGGCAGAGTGTCTGGCAATAAGTGCACTGAGTGGTCCTGGCAAACCAATaggaaaaatctaaaataaaaagccCAAATAAGTCTTTTACTTAATATAGGGCCTAAAAATCTACTGGGAGCTGCTGAATACTGCCCACTAACTGTACAAAGTATAGGTAGCATGCCTTCCAAATATCAAAATACCAGACGGAATGCCgtgaaaataaataacttcTAATATAAACAAATGAGAACATATCAAACTGTTACCTCTTTAAAcataatgtaaataaaaaaaataccagtCCTTCTACACAATAAATATTAAGAAACCATTGACATAGTTGAAATGTACTCATATAAATTAACAACTTTAATTACATTAGCCAAACAGACATTGGTTAAAGCACTGCATGTAGtatgcaaaataataataataacaataataataataatatcaacaacaaaacacaaaatgatAGAAACAAAATAGGCTTCATAATATCTTGGCTTTcataatttatatatatgtatatacatatatatagttgtgtgtatatatatatactgtagacatatataatatgtatatatatttaataaaatgtaatataaCATAATGTAATATGTCATATtgcattatattatattttatatacatattattATGaagatatatatacatatatatagataatatatatatttatatatatcttCAACCCATTGTCAATGTATTGTTTTTTGAAAGtatttaaatacaaagaaacCCATTGAGAATTAACAGATTCATTATAtctcaaaaaataaatagctaTAAAACCCAGAAGTGCTGCTTGTTTCAGCCCATGAAAACCTTGCTTCTAGCTGTTCACAAAAGATcaaattatgattttatttaCTCATGCTGAAAACGTTTTACTCCACATGTAATGCAGTGAGAGCACATGGGGGAGTAAAGCTTTTTTCAGTGTAAGGAAAGGGATTAGCATCTGGTTCTTATACTGATGCGCACTATTGACATGAGGTTTAACTTAAAGAACTTAATCATTTTCATCATATCTACCTACACTTCAGAAACAGATTTTGCTCAATTTATTGATGCTGACTGGTAATTTTCTAGGAAAGGAGACCTTCTGAAAATCAATGGCATTTGCTTACAGAGTAAGGCACAATTCCACATGAGTAACTATAGTCCATCAATTCTTAATTTTGCACATAGAATTTACAGATGCCTGAAGTTATCTACCTAAGAGATATTGCTGCTAGCCTCTACATGGTCTTGTGTTGTCACTGTTAAATGAACTTGACAGCTTAATTCTCAActaaactaaaaagaaaaaaagaggtatATATATAATGGAGCCCTACTTTGCAGTGATTTGGTAGGAGACTCTTCCTATTGAAGTCAATGACAAAAGTCCCATTTCATTCATTTCTACAGTTTTGTGCACTAGACCATATGAGTGCACAATAATTACAATCATCTGTAAGCATTTCCTTTTGCTAAATCTAAAGGATACAAATACATTCAGCTATCCCAAAGAAACATCTTAGCATGCAGTTATGCCAGTTTCTTAGGCTTTGTAACCAGTGAGCATCTGACAGGAGATGTGGAAAGACAACCAAATGTGGTCAACTCTCAAGCAAGAAGATTATGGAGGTACTaaacaaatacatttctgtGGTTAAGTATatactgaaaatgtattttcaatatAAACAGTCAGTAGGTTATATGGAAAGGAATGTGTTAGTAGTTAagagccttttcttttttttttggtacagtCATACCTGAAAggagaagtaatttttaaggATGCATGCCCTAGAACAACTGCTTAAATATGGTAACAATTTATAATGCTATTTTTAAGTACATGCAGatttaattaaatcaaattatCAGGGATGGGCTATTTTGCTGGAATCATTCAGTCTTGATTAACATCctaatttcttattttactttatcATACAGATTTTCATTTCCCCCTACTTTAAATAACTCTGACCACAAATCAAAACCCCATGACTGATTCTAGAGGTTGGAGGgagaaatctttaaaatttgTGACCAGTATACACACACAATTGAAAGCTAAAAAGTAGGGCTTGGGAACAGTAACTTCTTGATTTGAAaactttcttctgtttttggTGTAGCTATTATGAAACCTGCTCACAATAtctaaaatcttattttctttcctcacttGGAAGTTGTCTCAGGGTAGTTTCATGTTTTTCAGACCAGTCCCTGGCCTGAAATCTGCTATCAAATTCAggatcagaattattttttaaaggctcTTTCTCCTTTAGCCAGAAAAACCATGAGTCTAAACTTACTTTGCTAGCAGCCAATGGGAGTTTTGCCATTGTCATCTAGGGGAAGGTTCTGGGATTTCAGGTCTCCAATACTCTCTAACAAATCACTGTTGAGAATAATTTTTATCAATATGAGCCATCTGACCTGTTTCTCTTACCACTGTGTTCAGAGATTGGATTAAACAGTGTTGGCTGTGGTGCCATTCATTCAGAATCCTTTCTCTCCCTTGACAATGCCCACAGCAGAAGGAACCTGTGATTCTCCCTGGCACAACTTTACTCATGTTAGTTTTACTGATCTTGTAAGGACACCATTTGAAATCAAAGGGCCTGTTGACATGAGTAACTATTCTGGGACATCTGATCATATTAATAAGGGTTCTGGGGCATCCAATTTTAAAGCCAAGTACAAAGACCAGTGAACTAAATGATACTCTCCTCAACAGCTCTCACAGACTGTGTCCCTGCGCCTGCTGCTCCAAAGGCTGGCTCTGCTTCTAGAAGAATCAACAGAAATTCTGCCACATGCTTCAAATAAGCAGGGCCAGGAAATTCTTTAAAGTTATAAAGATAAATTAGTtgtgcatcttttttttttttccctggtaaTTTTCCTACTAGCATTTGGTaccctccctttccccaggaagaaaacacaaaaactcCAACAAACTtctgcaaataatttaaatcagaAAGCCTTGATATTTTACAGAACACTTTAGTGAAAAATTTAGTGTTTAAccaattatattttttcaactttttttttttttttgcaaattgcAAACAAGTCTGTAAAAAAACGCATTGTATAAAAAGTACATAAATGTAACCCATTAGCTGTACTATGCAATCTAAATATTGTGGAATAAATTAGATAGAAAACTTAGCTATATGCATGTATGTTGATATCTATTCAACAGAAGAAAgggctattttttttctttctttcttttttcttctttttttttcccttttttttttatctctatAGATACATACAAATACAGACATGCGCCCATGCGCACATACATATGCACACGCAAAGAACACACAcgcacacatgcacacacaaacagTTTTGGCTGACAAAAAATGAAGGCCCTGATTACACTGTTTAAACATGGTTCTCGCCATGAAGGTGCTAACACACTATCCCTAGCCAGTGTGACTGGGTTATATTGTgctatctttttttctttttttttgtttactttttttttttttttttttttttttttaaacaaactgtGCTCTCAACAAGACGGGGAGCCGTGTTAGTACTTCTTTCCAGAAGAGGCATTTAGAAGCCTGTCCCATTAGAAGGCTGCTAACTGGGGCTTGGTTCAGCAGACCTATGAGAGTCTGAAGCTTCAGGCTCAGGGTTATCAAACTCAGTGTAAACAGGGCCTAAAGGTTTCTCCCATTCCCTCTTATCATCTCCCCCTACCCAAACACAAATGTAAGTTTAACATTCTTTTAAATATGACAGcgaaaaatttttaaaaaacaatgacTATCTACCTATGCCCTATGGGTTGGACCCTTCAGGTTAGGTGTTGACACTGAAAATTAGGTCTTACAGGTAACGCGCAAACCCATTGAGAGTTGTCATGCTAGAGGGTGGTGGTTGAGAAAGCCAGTATTTCAGCAAAGACTGTATTCCAAACAGAAATCCAACCACAGTTGCCATTTTCTTTATACTTGCAGGAGCAATGGTGGACAGGGCCCAAGGCTGCTTGCAATTTTGCATCAACAATTTTTAAGGGTTTTACCAGCACTTTAGTTTTCTCTTGCACAAATACCATTTTGAACATGTAGCCTCCCACTTGGCagtaagaaacaaaaaatcttttaaCATACTGTGCTTTGCACACAAACATTCATTGTTTTAAGAACAGTAAAATAAGCCAGAAGTGCTTATACCTtgtgtatacatacatatatacatacagaaatatatacatatatatgtatatccCTTGGACAAAGTTGTTTCCCTACAATATGCATTTGCTGTGCATCAGGGCCAAGTTTAGTCTTGTACATACAAAACAATACAATTATGCTCAGATGGACCTCGGATTCAAGCACCTTGGATCCAGATCCTGGGAAAGGTCTGGATTTATTTCAAATGGCAGTTTTCTGTTGAGGGCACTATTTGAATTTAACTGGTTAACAGATATTCTAGCCCGAATGTAATCAATCCACTGACTCAATTCAAACCCTAACTCATTACAGGTGAATGGTACCAACCACAAACAACTTTGCAGAGGCTTGCACGAATGTCTTTGGTGTATGTGTCTATTCATTTTAAggtacaaaataataataattattataataataaaaatagctATTTTGTGTGCTGTAGCAGTTCTTGTATAGCTCACAATAAGTGCAGCTCTCAACCCCTCCCACACCCAACCACCCTCCCTTGCAAATATTTGTTAAATAAGGATTAGACAGGTCAGACACCATTGTAGTGCAAATAGTAAACgattaaaaattttttttacaaaatatagAAATGTTTGACTCCAGTAACTGGACAAACATATTCCTTTCAAGTATCTCTCactgaagattttttaaaacaagttacttccatttttaaaaaaagtctctctgttttgtttttttctttctctcgCAGGTAAACAGTTTCAAACCATCTAGGTTGCATAGTTCTAACATTGTAAGCACCTTTACAGAATGTaacttttattctttcattaactttttgttctgttttttttcttcatttttctttttttccttttttcttttttatttttgtaaatgtaGTGCAGAAGATGTAGGTGTACACACCTGCACACTATTGACCCTTGATCAATGTTAAGTATGTGTATGTGCATTGTGTCTGTATGTATAGAGACATGTATACATagccatatatatatatacaaacacAAACACTACACACCTACTCGGTGGCTCTGTAAATGTGGGGGGAAAGCGCCAGTGACTGTAGTAATCGTACACATGGCTTTTCATTGACCTTTTGGACTTTTTCCAAATTTCTGCAGGTTAGGTGAGCTGCTACCATGGCTTGACCTGATGGGTAACTAAGGGAGAGAACAGAACTTCCTTCCCCTAGTAATAACTAATGTTTAGTATACTATGTAACAAGATAAGAAGCATACTGAAAGGAAGGGGAAATCCCCAATCCATACCACCATTCAGACCTATCTTATTCAAGCCCAGCTTCATgatgttttcttccatttttataGCTGAAGTCTTTTCCTGTCCTCctgaagtctttttttttttttttttttctttttctctctctcccttttcttgCTCTCTTCTGTTTTTTGCTTATATTTCTGATTATTGTTTCACTCAAAAAAGATTATACCATGTCTGGTCTTTCTTCTTCTTGGGCTTTTGATACATTTTCTTAACAAGGGTCTTGTGCACACCAGCATCTACGAACAGCCACACTCCTCCACGATCATATTCTGTATGTCTTTCTTAATGATGTTCTGGCCATCATCATAGTAGAGCATGGACATAGGCCGGAGCTTGGTGGGCACACAACATGATTTGAGGTTGGCAAAGGGGCTATGGCCCCGCATGCGGTAGTGGTTGATGACAGTGGAGTGGAAAGATAATGATGAACCAGATGTGCCTGCTATATGGCTGGGACACTCTCCTTCACAGTAGTTGGCATGATAACCTGTAGGAGCAATGATCCAGTCACTCCATCCTATGTCCTTGAAGCTGACAAAGAATTGCTTCTTGCAGCAGATATTGACTTTGCCATCACACTCCAGGCCTCGTCTCCGCCGTCTGTGCTGGCGATCCTCTGAGTGCCGGGCAAGCATCATCAAGAAGGGCCGATGCGAttgctccttctcctcttctaCTGTGAATTCTccagcttccttttctttcccttccccatcatcttcctttttcttcttcttaccCAGGAGCACCAGGTTGGCTCCTGTCTCTTGACACAGGTCACAGGCAATCCGCACATCCAGAGAGCTCTTGCCTTGGTCCAGGAGTCTCTGGACACTGCTGGAGATGGGAAAGATGTGCCAAGTGCTCTTACGGGTGTCCACTGCCTTTTCTGAAATCAAAGTCTCACTCTTTTCACCTTTCAGTCCCCCATCCTCtgcatcctcagctccttcatAATTGCCTTTTGGCTGCCGCTGCTGTTGAAACAGGCGGATGGTGACTTTTGTCCTGCTCCGGTTGGCCTTGGAGACCTTCAGGAAGAGCCACACTTCAGCATGCTCCACCACTGATAATTCACTGCCTTCCTTGGAAATCTCAAAGTGCAACATTTTCTTGGCTGTGCCTGATTTGGTAAATGGAAATAGATAGGAAGAACTTGTTAGTATGTCTGCTTGCATTTTGTTAAAGAGACTTCTGTTACTTTTTCCACAGGCACGAAGTGCCCTAGGTTTTCTACTTggttatttaaatttttatagaTCTTCTGGTCTAACCTTCCTTCACCCCCTCAGTTTGTATTTTGTCAAAATTCTCTTTCTAGAAAAGCATATATTTGCCTGTTTCCCAGCCTATTTTAACCAGAGCATTTGTCATAGTAACAATATAGTCATTAATGTAAAGCATCTCATGGCAAATAAGCATCAGTGGCTGCCAAGGGTTCATTTCCTTAAGATGTCATTGTGATCACTGTTAGTTGAAAGACAAAAATGCTTTATGATGGCAGTCCATATGTACCATATGCATAAAAATGTACACCTAATATCTGGTATGGGAATGAGGTCCAGTGCTGCTAATTCTTTAgatataatttgaaaattatgtgGAAAAGAGGTTTATCCTTTCTCCCTCCATAAAAATACATCCTTCATTTGCATCTTCAAATGAATTGTAAATATCTATtgtttcaaaaacaaacaaatgctaAAATATAAACCTCAGCTTTAAGCAGTTTGCAGAGTTATATTGTCAAGAATTGAAGAATTGCAGCAGGCAGACTTTTCATACTGTTAGATGTTCGCTGTAGATCCTGTTCCTAATTTAACACACTGTACTTGCTGTGATTATAGTAATGGTGAATACACTGAGAAATGAGCTAAAGAACTGTATAATTATGGGGATGGTTCTCTGGCATAATTGTATCAACTTGCTGAGATGTCATTATGATGATTGTGATGGTGAGGAGGTGTTTCTCGGATACAGAGCTCATATCCCTGGCAGAAGTTGGAATGAATAATGAGGGCTGTTTAATGATTTGATCACTAGAGCATGAAGAAGTTAAGAGAGAATAAATTAGCTGGGGGTGGTGGTGATACTATTTTTTCAGGAGAGgtacttttctattttcttgacaaagaaaaaagccctgATGATATCTTTTGTTCCTTCTCAGCATGGAGGCCAGGATGGACTGGGGCTCCCAGATTTGCAATGTACAGATATCTGGCCTTAGTGAGAAACAAAGAGTATTCATAATTATCAATTTGTCATTAATATTATTCTTGAGCTACCCATAGTTATTTACCAAATTTTCTGTGCAGCAATTCTTCTTGTCAGTAACCCTAAAAACACCTTTGCACCCTAAAAACAAGTGGTGATTAAAACAGAAGTAGTTAGgcacacacaggaaaaactgCCCTCATTGTAGCAAGGCTCTTCTCCTTGCTTCTCACTGCAACTGAATTCACAAGTACAGGCTCCCTGACCATTCCCCTGTTCACTCCTTCTCCAGTGAGACAGGACTGGAGCAAAATCGCAAGAGATATCTACCCTGTGTTCACTTGTACATTCAAGAGTTGCTGATCTCTGAAGTTTGTagacaggctgtgctgcctcttgAGCTACctgttgcttttcttctctgtgaagtACTATCACTGACACATTCAGCTTTCCCTCATGGCATTCCCAGGTCAAAGAGAGAGCCATTTCTGAATTACAGTGTCTAAAGGGcgcagtgttttgtttttgttttccctctaaGTGAGAGTGTGAAATTGTAGACTTTAACTGTCACTGAGATATGGAAACACATGGTTTGTGTTAACTGCTTGGATGATGCCAGTCTCCAAAGTGAGTTACGTTAATTTCTCAGGGAACCAGCAGGACTGTGCTTTAGAAAAGGAAGTAGCTCATAAAAAAGACAGAGCATGCTGACCAGTACTGTGAGGCATGATGAAATCACtattttactattattttttaattgatttattCAATAATTACTGAATGGCtaatactggggttttttttttccattctggtAATCAAACTATGTCAAAGCTGCCAGCTGTATTGGAGCAGAGGTCAAGTGATAGACACCAATCTCACTCCTGACTCAGTTTCAGAGCATGAGGAGTTATACAATGACGTCCCTCCAGTCCAAAGGAAGTCTGGTCCAAAAGGCTGGTAGCCTTGTATGCAGGGATGTTATAGAGTGTTCTCTATGAGAATGGATACTTCTAATGGCTGTGAGAACCAGCCAGGCTCTGGCTTTATCCCCCCTGATTTTTCCCCTCTAAAGCAAGCTTATAACTTTAGGTTATCCCTTTCCAGTCCTGAGTGGGACCTGGACATCAAGGGAACCTGAAGGCAGGGGATGTGCCAAGGGTGAGTTTCTGGCATTCAACCCATTCTGCTTGCTGCCTCTAACCAAGCAAACctaggtggaaaaaaaaaggtggtttaGATCAACCTGCAGAAGGTCTTCTGGCACCAGcagccttttcccagctgctctctttCCCCAGAGCTTACAGACTTGTGTGTGGAATCAGCATGAATTGCTGGGAATTGCCATACTTTTTTGTATTCTTGAGGAACCAAGCTGGGCACAGACAGCAGTTCTGGAAGTTGCAGGGATCCTGTGCATGAGCAgacctgctgtgctgggtgcttgAGAAGATCAACTGTGCTGGACATGGACAAAAAACCTGATCTGGTCATCTGCTCTGGAGAAAGCAGGTAGGGTGTGCAGACCTGGCTCAACAGTGGAAGAAGCTGTATGACCCATCTAATCTGAAAAGCCAGGCAGCCCTGCATTACAGACTAACATAATGCTGTTAAGTGCTAGTGCATGGTATTTCATATTCTGCAACTTCCATGCTAGTGGGAGTTGAAAATAGTTACCAAGTGGCATATCTGCAACAGCAAATATTCATATTACCTTTTTGCAATGGCCAGAATTATAGTGATGCAAGCAGTTTTTTTGACAAATAGTACATGAAAGAAACAGGGCCTCAAGAGCCCTCTTAAATAGCTTTTCAAATGCTCCTCTATGTGTGGAACTAGAATTCTTCCCCActactaaaaatatttgaacAGTATGGTGAAAGTACATGAGtacttgctttttctttacttgAAGGAAGTGAGCTTGAACAAGGTAGCCTACGACATGTCCTTATACAGGGATAACAGCCTCCTTGTAGGTTGTT
The nucleotide sequence above comes from Oenanthe melanoleuca isolate GR-GAL-2019-014 chromosome 2, OMel1.0, whole genome shotgun sequence. Encoded proteins:
- the INHBA gene encoding inhibin beta A chain, with product MPLLWKRGFLLVLCWIIVRSSPTPGSEGHSSVTDCPSCALATLSKDVPSSQPEMVEAVKKHILNMLHLRDRPNITQPVPKAALLNAIKKLHVGKVGEDGYVEIEDDVGRRAEMNEVVEQTSEIITFAESGTAKKMLHFEISKEGSELSVVEHAEVWLFLKVSKANRSRTKVTIRLFQQQRQPKGNYEGAEDAEDGGLKGEKSETLISEKAVDTRKSTWHIFPISSSVQRLLDQGKSSLDVRIACDLCQETGANLVLLGKKKKKEDDGEGKEKEAGEFTVEEEKEQSHRPFLMMLARHSEDRQHRRRRRGLECDGKVNICCKKQFFVSFKDIGWSDWIIAPTGYHANYCEGECPSHIAGTSGSSLSFHSTVINHYRMRGHSPFANLKSCCVPTKLRPMSMLYYDDGQNIIKKDIQNMIVEECGCS